AGAAGCTACCTTTCAAATTTTGACAAACGTCACGATTGCTTCTCATTTTCATCATGCTACACTAAACTGCAAATAAGAACATCCTTGCATTTGCATTTAGTGTCTGGCAGTGAGCGGCTCAATCTGCAGTCCTCATCACTGGGAGTTGCAGATAAACTAACAAGAAAAATCTTAGTTTTTTATAAGTAGTTGCTTTAAACCGAAGCTTTATCCTTTCAAATAAAGTCAATTTTCATATATAACTGCAAATAATAATTGAATCATTTCTTTTTCTGAAGCAATTATTTATAGAAACTACTTgctattttttataaagaattgGCAACAAAATTAGTCCTTTGAAAAATTAAGTAGCCTGAGAAAGTGTTCTGTTTTTCTGAAAATAATTTCGATGAGAAATCGTTTTTCCTTTGTCTTATTTATAACAAATTAGCTTTCTTTGAAAAAGTATCTGATTAACAAAGCAACCTTGAAACAATCTTTAACCGCAGAATTCGCTATATAACAATTAATTGCTTATTTATCGTACAATCACTGTACATCCATTTTCTGTTCAAAATGTTAGGCTTTTTCTGTCCACTGTTTTTAAGGTATCAATGTTGGTCAGGACATTAAAAATACATATCTCTaaatttactttcattttttcGTCAATATAACTTGTAGTGATATACATAAGGATGTCATAGTCAAATTAGCAGCATcgaaaagaaatagaaaagttGGATCTTAAAATGAGTTTGTTATTATCTCAAGTATGGAAATCTTGTCTTCAACAGACCAAGAAGGATACGTCGACGTTGTTTTTATACTTAAGACGTGGTGTTTGCACAAGAAATATTATGTCATGCTGTTGCTTGGCAGCGAATCGAAAGACATGTGATAATAATAGACAACCTAAGTTGGTCTTTATTACCAGACAACTTCATGTATCCAAAACGAGACATAACACAGAGAAAAAGTTTCAAACCAAAGTTTTAACATTTAGCAATCCcataaaatatatttcgttgaaaattaagttatttttaatgCAGACCTATTTCGACCGTGACTTTCGAGAAGATCAATTTATTGCTGGAGCCAAAcaggtaattttttgttgttgcgtttttattttgtttccaaAGAGACCTCTTGATCCCAAGGAATCCggagaaacttttaaaacctgCCATTACAAGTTTCACTAGGCTCTATTTTGCAGAACATCAAAAAATGTACTTTCATGATTTTATCTTTCACCAAGGGAATCTACCAacttaaatgaaaaaatatgctATGCTTAATGGCAAAATGTTCTGTCcgctaattaaattttaaaaaataacaatttggTTCAAATATATTAGATGACAAGGAATCTATCCTGTtgtttgttgataattttatatttaattatagGCTATTGTTTTTGTGTCCAATCATCTTTCAGATGGTAACTTTACTGGTTTAAATGAAGTCCTTACACCTGAGGTACGTTAGCACATgtacttgtgttttgtattaagtTGGTAATGaacttgtgttttgtattaagtCGCTGATATACTTCTGTTTTGTATTAAGTCGCAGATGTACTTGTGTTTGTATTAACCcgctgatgtacttgtgttttgtattaagtcgctgatgtacttgtgtttGTATTAGCCcgctgatgtacttgtgttttgtattaagtcgctgatgtacttgtgtttGTATTAGCCcgctgatgtacttgtgtttGTATTAACCcgctgatgtacttgtgttttgtattaagtCGCTAATGTATTTGTGTTTTGTACTAAGTcgctgatgtacttgtgttttttattaacccgctgatgtacttgtgtttGTATTAACCcgctgatgtacttgtgtttGTATTAACCCGCTGATGTAattgtgttttgtattaagtcgctaatgtacttgtgttttgtattaagtcgctgatgtacttgtgttttgtattaagtcgctgatgtacttgtgttttgtattaagtcgctgatgtacttgtgttttgtattaacCCGCTGATGTAATTTTGGTTGTACTAAGTTgctgatgtacttgtgttttgtattaagtcgctgatgtacttgtgttttgtattaagtcgctgatgtacttgtgttttgtattaacCCGCTGATGTAATTTTGGTTGTACTAAGTTgctgatgtacttgtgttttgtattaagtcgctgatgtacttgtgttttgtattaagtcgctgatgtacttgtgttttgtattaacCCGCTGATGTAATTTTGGTTGTACTAAGTTgctgatgtacttgtgtttGTATTAGCCcgctgatgtacttgtgttttgtattaagtcgctgatgtacttgtgtttGTATTAGCCcgctgatgtacttgtgtttGTATTAACCcgctgatgtacttgtgttttgtattaagtCGCTAATGTATTTGTGTTTTGTACTAAGTcgctgatgtacttgtgttttttattaacccgctgatgtacttgtgtttGTATTAACCcgctgatgtacttgtgtttGTATTAACCCGCTGATGTAattgtgttttgtattaagtcgctaatgtacttgtgttttgtattaagtcgctgatgtacttgtgttttgtattaagtcgctgatgtacttgtgttttgtattaagtcgctgatgtacttgtgttttgtattaacCCGCTGATGTAATTTTGGTTGTACTAAGTTgctgatgtacttgtgttttgtattaagtcgctgatgtacttgtgttttgtattaagtcgctgatgtacttgtgttttgtattaacCCGCTGATGTAATTTTGGTTGTACTAAGTTgctgatgtacttgtgtttGTATTAGCCcgctgatgtacttgtgttttgtattaagtcgctgatgtacttgtgtttGTATTAGCCcgctgatgtacttgtgtttGTATTAACCcgctgatgtacttgtgttttgtattaagtCGCTAATGTATTTGTGTTTTGTACTAAGTcgctgatgtacttgtgttttttattaacccgctgatgtacttgtgtttGTATTAACCcgctgatgtacttgtgtttGTATTAACCCGCTGATGTAattgtgttttgtattaagtcgctaatgtacttgtgttttgtattaagtcgctgatgtacttgtgttttgtattaagtcgctgatgtacttgtgttttgtattaagtcgctgatgtacttgtgttttgtattaacCCGCTGATGTAATTTTGGTTGTACTAAGTTgctgatgtacttgtgttttgtattaagtcgctgatgtacttgtgttttgtattaagtcgctgatgtacttgtgttttgtattaacCCGCTGATGTAATTTTGGTTGTACTAAGTTgctgatgtacttgtgttttgtattaagtcgctgatgtacttgtgttttgtattaagtcgctgatgtacttgtgttttgtattaacCCGCTGATGTAATTTTGGTTGTACTAAGTTgctgatgtacttgtgttttgtattaagCCGATGATGTACCTGCGTTTTGTATTAAGGGCATGTCGGCCAGCCGTCAGCTGTATTTTAATGCCAAGAAGAGTTCATCTTCATTACGTGTTGATGAGTCAGATTTCGTGAATATTTCTATGAAGGATGTTGATTTCGAATATGGCGATGAAGGTTAGTTTTGAGATGTTTCGTTGCAATACAATGTTTTGCAAGATCGTATGCTAAAACCTATATTTTTGTAAGTTAGAGTACTGGTATATTACAGTATCCTGTCAGTGATTGTGAATATAATTTGAGTCGAGTCCCGTGTCtaaattttctaaatttgtcACTGACACCCATGTACGACAAAATTCGCAAGCACTTAACTTATAGGTTTTTGCAAGAAACAGTTTTTATCTCTACTTCACTGTTTTATTACAATTTACTGCAGGTTATGGTGTGCCTTCGGTGTTAGTAGTGTTAAGTTTGTAGACGACGATGATAAATGTAATGAATTAGGGGGAAGTAATAGAAGTAATTGACAAAAATacacatttatttttcaaaattgttttgttttttatgtaaaacatAGCTATAGGaatgcaaaacaaaaaagatctCGGTTCCATGtcttaagttttaaaaaactgagATTAAAGATGTTGTTTGGTGGTTACTTGATATTCTATTGCTTTcagttttgtttataaaaagtgAATTTTTAATTGTCATAATATTCAATAAACTTGGAaactcaatttttaaaatttttaccgtAAATGTTTTAAGGGCAAGGCCGTTCACAAAAGCTGTGCGTTATCTGAGTCTTTACATTGCATCTGCAATTTTTTCATATCTTACTTGTTTTTTAGGGCGTAAATGGGCGTATGTTCTAGTTGTATGTATCTGTACGGCCAAAGAAGCTGTGACAAAAACATTTGGAAATATTGATATTATAGCTACTCGCACTAGAATACTAAAATATTCGTAAGTTAATTTCTTAACTAGGTTTACTTACATGAGTCATGGACTATAAAGTTTAAGAATTCAATTTAATAAAATTCCTTCTTCAAATGAATTCATGGTTTTGCTTCCTTTtcgtgaaataaatttttttagtttttaaacggTACAATTTTCCGCTAATTTCCTTCATTATGCCAttctaatttaacatttttgcatTATACCATGACAAAGCCATCGTAAGTTTTATAAACCTAGAATTGAACTAGCTACCACAAAACGTACTTCTTTTTGTCATTTGAGAATTTGAATTCGGCGAAATTGCTTTTAACTAAACGTTTTGACTTGTATCTGCGGTAACTCCATCGCAGATATTTGACTCCTTCTATATTTAAAAATCCGGTTAACGTCTAAATTGGCTTTCCCAGTGAAAGACGATGGTATCTGCTAAGTGAGCGCATTTTCCTATTATCTGCTAGGATGTTTCTTTTTACGAAATTACGGCAGTTGAGTTCTCGTAAATATGTGTTCTAAACTTCTTTATTCTATTATCGAAAAATATATCGCCAGAAATGTACGCTAAGGGAACAAATTATTTGAGAAAGAAGTTTTTGTGTATGCATGGTCCCATCTCTATGCGGAGTATATTTTGGTAGAAACgaaatcatttattttttgtctgaaataaattttttaaaaaaaacaacaaagaaatCAGTGGCTTTCATTCCACAGAAAGTGGAAGtacgaaaaaagcaaaaattttgcTGGCGACGTAGTTATTTTtatggattttttaaacttttgcttAACTTCAATTTGCTAATTACGGATACTTCTACaagaaaaaatttcatttcCTTAGGACAACAAGTTTATCAGCGTCTTCTGTGACAGGCGAGAAATAAAAACATCCCAGGAGTtgcaaacttaaaaaaaagttgcaagTTCGTAAAAGTTTCTGATTCTGAAGTATTTTTCTTCGTGTTTTAGATTTCGTCGCGAATATACTGCAGGTGTCGAATCATATTGGCTAGTTGATCGTCTAGAACATGCTTAGAAAAATGTAAATTCgtaatatttttgttaaatacACACCGTAGGTTAAATTGacgattttattttatgtttaatcaggggttcttttaaatttagttgATTATTGCGCAGGTTCTTTAAGTTAAATCAATGCAAGAGTATTTTGATAATGTCAGAAGGGGTTGTGGTCACGTGATGTGGGAGCAAAATAATTCTTCGAAGAAAGtgcaatgtaaaaaaacatacatACTTTAGGAGTAGAAACTTTTGCGAGCAAAAATTTGTCTCCCTAAAAAAGATTTGTAAAAGAGCTGTGAGAACATATCTCGCAAATGAAAGTTTTAAGTTTACCGAGTTGTGTTTAActtggcaaaaaaaaaacagatttaatccccagttttttgaaaaaagtagcATAGAATACTCCTCCAGTCCTTTATCGCCCGCCCTCACAACGCCATGTGGAAATTGGCAGTAAAAGGTTTGGATATTAAAGAGAGCGTTTTGTTCCGATTTAAATTGTTCGTGTAAACCACGCTCTGGGGAGGG
The genomic region above belongs to Hydractinia symbiolongicarpus strain clone_291-10 chromosome 4, HSymV2.1, whole genome shotgun sequence and contains:
- the LOC130640723 gene encoding m-AAA protease-interacting protein 1, mitochondrial-like, encoding MSLLLSQVWKSCLQQTKKDTSTLFLYLRRGVCTRNIMSCCCLAANRKTCDNNRQPKLVFITRQLHVSKTRHNTEKKFQTKVLTFSNPIKYISLKIKLFLMQTYFDRDFREDQFIAGAKQAIVFVSNHLSDGNFTGLNEVLTPEGMSASRQLYFNAKKSSSSLRVDESDFVNISMKDVDFEYGDEGRKWAYVLVVCICTAKEAVTKTFGNIDIIATRTRILKYSFRREYTAGVESYWLVDRLEHA